A segment of the Neorhodopirellula lusitana genome:
GCATTCCGATCCGGCGGCCCTGTATATCTCTTGCAAACTCGCCGTGTTCATTGACCTCAACAGTGCCTGTGATCGATTTGCTTTCGATGATCACGAAACCGAATCGGTGCAGCACAAGGTGATCAATCTGTGCTCGTTCTCCCTTCCTTTCCAACGTGATGTCGTTGTAGACCAACACGTCACGGGATTCCATGAAAGCCCGCCTCAAGAAGAACGCCATCTGTTTTTCTGCCTCGTATCCCGCCTTTCCCCTCGGATCGGTTGGGGCGGCAGTCGCCTTGTCTGTCACTATCATGAACTACTCACAAATGGAATTGCTTGGTGGGGATGCAATCGGATTTATAAACGAAAGTGGAGTATTTGTTGCGGCTACTCAAACGAATCAATCACGCAGATGAATTCACCGATGACTCTGATGTCTTCGGCCTGTTCGGCTGAGATCTGAATTGGCTCAAAGTCACGGTTGAGCGGTTGCAGTTCAATGGACTCGTGTTGCCATCCATCGTCTGTCGCTTGCTTGGTGGAATGATAGCGTTTCACCGTGTACCGCCCACCATCCTGTGGGTCAGCGTGCTTGTTCACTTGCACCAGGATCAGTTTGCCTTGGCGTGACCCAGCTCCAATCCGTCGGAACAAGCACCATGACTTGTCCGGGATGGTCGGCTCCATCGAAAGTCCACTGACCCGCGCAGCGAACATGTCTTCGGACAGCGTTCGGTTCGTCACTGGGATCCAGCCGATTTCCGTGGGAACTCCCTCCGGTCCCCATCCACCCGCTGCCGCGGTTAAGTCGAAAACCGGTGCGTGCGTGTTGTATTTGGCGCGATCCGTGACCTCAGGAACGACCAAGGAACGTTCATCTTCGGTTGTCTCGATCGGCTCTGCTTCGATTGGCTTGTCGACGTTGCACGGTTCAACCGACCATTGGCCGTTTTTTTTCCGAAACTCCACTCGGAAATCGGTACCCGGCAACCCGGCATTCGGGCCGAACCAACGCTTCATCAAATCGCCCAATTGGTTTTTCGTTTCGCCAACCGGTTTGGCCACGTTGCAGGCAATTTTGACGATCTTGAACTCCCATGTTTCGCCCCCGGGAAGTTGAATCCGTTGCGGACCAATCGGAATCCCCGGTGTTTTCTCTCGTTCGGGAAGACGGATGATTGGCCGGCCGCTCGAATGAGACACCTTTGCCTCAAATCGCACATCAGTGTCCTCGATTCTTTTCAACGGTCGATTGCGTGTGTACGCCGCCAATCGCCAATCCACCAGTTCCTCGGTCAAGGACTCGATGACCGGCTTCAATCTCGCCGGACAATCGAGCGTTGAGTAAAACGCTCCATCCTGCAATGCAAACCAAATTGATCCATTTTGTTTGCTCACCCAGCGATCAATTGGCCATTTGATCCACCACGCTGCCCACTCTTCGTCCGACGCATTCTGATGATCGACCGCATTCCCGTCCCCAATCAGATAGTGACGTAACACGTCGTGGCGTAACATCGATTCACGGCATTGCTTTGAAAACTCGAACACGTCTACCGGAGCAAACATCCGGCCGGTCTCCAGTAAGACTCGCAATACCACCATTTTGTACGACTTGTTCAGGCTTGTCGTTTCGATTGTCCTGAACCAGTCTTCGCAGAGCGAAACCGCTTCCTTCTCAATGTCCGATAGGTCACCCTCTTGGGCAACAAATGCAAACCAGCTGCTGGCCGATGCGCATACCGTTCGTGGCAACAACCCACGGCCATAGACCTCCATCACCGTCGGACGCCGCCCCAATTCATCACGGATCGCACGATAGCCCTCGACTGCCGCGGTCCGGCCTTTGGGCAAGAACTGTTTCAGCATGTCCATTGCTTCCAGTTCCACGTCCAGCAAGCAGCCTTCGGGAAGCTCGATCGGTTTTCCGCCAAGCCAATCCTTCAGCGACTTCCAATCACTCGTTCCCGAACGCAAGGACAACAAGTGCATGATTCGCTGAGCAAAGATGCGGTGGTTGCCGACGAAGTCCAGCACCAACAAGCGAGACTTCCCGTCGCACGCACGAAGTCCTCGGCCAAGCTGTTGCAGGAAAATGATTTTCGATTCCGTTGGGCGTAGCATCACGACGCGGTCGACGGCTGGGATATCCAGCCCTTCGTTGAACATGTCGACCACGCACAGCGTCTGCAGATCACCGTTTCGAAGTTGCTCCAGGGATTCGCCATAGCTATCGCTTCCTTCACCGGAAAACACGGCTGCCGACGAGACGCCTTGTGACAATAACCAATCCCGAGCAAACAAGGCGTGACGCCGCGAACAACAAAACACGATTGTCCGTTCTGCGGGATGTTCCTGCATCGCCGTCCAGAGCCGGTCCATCCGTTCGCTGCGAGCGACCCGCTCTTCCAGCTCGGCAACGTCAAAACGTCCGTTCCGCCACGGTATCTGCCTGAAATCGACGGTGTCCTTGATGCCGACGTAATGAAACGGCACCAGCGAATCTTCGGCAATGCCGTCGCCGATGGTTGCTTGGTAAGCCAGGTTGTCGTCGAAGATGGTCGCCACGTCCACGCCATCCGTACGCTCCGGTGTTGCAGTCAATCCCAGAGCAAAATCGCAATTGATTTTCGCAAGCACACGACGATAGCTGGGAGCGTGAGCATGGTGCACCTCATCCATGATCACATAATCAAAGTGTTCGTCGGCAAGTCGCTGCAAACCCTTGGGACGGGACAGCTTTTGGATTGATGCGATGACCAAATCGCCTGCTAGCTCGCTGCGGCTACCCAGATACCAAGCCGTGGCTCCCTCGCCAAAGCGATGATTCAATAGTCGTGAAAGAACGGCTTCGGCTTGTGCCAAGATGTGGGCACGGTGAGCGATCACCAGCACTCGTGGCCGCCGATTGATGGACTCACCAAACTGGCAAGCGTCGAACGCCGCCAACCACGTTTTCCCCATTCCGGTTGCCACCGCAACGAGTGCGCGACGATGCCCGCTGTCACGCAGAACTTGCAGTGCCCTCAATGCATCAGCCTGCCATCGGCGAGGCGCGGGAATCTCATCGACGATATCGGTTTCAGGAACAAAGTGTTCTTTCCGGTACGCTTTGGCCGCCTCCGCGTACTTCGAAACAAGACCAGGCGTTAACTGTGAGGCAACATCCCAGAGTGTTTCAAACTCATCAGCGAACTGCGAGTGCGAGGACTCTTGAACGTTCGCCGTCGACAACAGGTTCCACTCAACGCCGGTTTGCAGTGCAGGGCGGGATAGATTGCTACTGCCGACGGAAATGAAGTCGCGATATTCTTCGACGATCCGCCATGCTTTGGGGTGAAATGATTTCGGTTTGGAAGGAAGCTCGGCAGTCTCGATCAGCTTGACGTGCAACCGCTGAACATCGGACTCTTCGGCCGCCAAGTCACACCAACCCAGTAGCGTGCGGAGGGCTTTGGCGTCGGAGATATACAGGTAGTCGCTGACCAGGATCCGGACCGCCGCATCATTCGCAATGGCTTCAAACAGGCGTTCCTCGATCACCTCCAATCCCGACGATTGAACAAACGAGACCAAAATATCGACGGATCGAGCACCCGCGATCCGCCAAGCGAGGTGTTCCCAAAGCGGTGAGTCCGGATAGCCAACGCTCAAAACCTGCCCGGACTTCGTCGCTTCATCGGCGTGCGGTGTTGGTGTCTCCCGAAGGTAGTTGCCTTTGCTGGGGATCACGTGTCGGACACCACCGCGAGGATCCTCCATGTCGCCCTGGTAACGCGGGATCACATGGACATGCACATGATCCACGGTCTGCCCCGCCGCGCTACCGGAGTTGAACCCAACGTTGTACCCATCCGGCTTCGGTTGCAGCGTTTCATCCAGTTTCCGCTTCACCACATTGACCAGTTCCATCAACGCAGCCTGTTCCGCTGGCGAAGCCTCAAACCATGTCGCTACAACCCTCCGCGTCACCACCAACGAGTGCCCCGGCGCAACCGGAAACCCATCAAAGAAGGCAAAAGCCAACTCATTCGAGGCAATCCAGTCGTCGGGAATCACATCAAGAAAGGGTGATGTCAATGATAGTATCCATGTACCTTTGGTAGACTGCTAGTCAACAAATGTTGTGTAGGAAGTTGGCGAATTCCCAGAGTTGGCGTTTCTGCTCGGGCAGGAGACCTTCAGGATCAAAATGCATCACTTCATTTCGGGCGATACGGATTTCTTCCAATCTCGCTACGAAAATATTGCGTTCAACGTTGATCGACAGTCGGTCCCAGTTCGCCGGATTTTCGAGTAGTCGTCGGTATTGGCCGAAGGTCAAATCGGTCACGTCATTGATCTCACGATCATCGTCCTTCTTAACCGATCGAATGTCTTCCTGTGTGAAGTGATTTGCAATCAGGTTTCGCAACAATCGCTCGATCTCGCCGACAAGCAAATACGGCTTAGCGAGTTCGTGAAACGACTTGGCGACATCGTGGGCCGTGATGATGCCTGAAATTTCCCGTTTCTGATTGCGGACTAGGACGCAACCATATTTCAGAACACGATCGACCGCCTCGAACATCGAATCGCTTTGCTCGATGATTTGCGGCTGCGTCATGCAATGGGTGGCAAGCTCGATCGGCTTGCCCGAAGCATTCGCTTGCGCAATGCTCTTCCAACTCACCACGCCCTTGACTTCACGAGTTGTCCGCATCACCGGGATTTGGTCAAAGTCCTTCATAAGCATGACGGTCGTCACCTGCGAAATCGAGTCGTCGGGTAGGACCGAGACGACAGCTTTTCTGGCCGATGCGAAATGGCTTACGCGAAACGTTGGATTCTCGATGATGCTCAACGTGACTGGTTCGCGAATCTCCTCGGGCGGTTCGTACTCTTCGATCTCCGCTGGCGTCCCGGTTGACTGGTCCTCAGGCTCGGCGATGTGATCGGGATTACCATCATCGACCGAATCGATCGGCACAAAGTAGACTTGGTTGTCGAAAAACTCGTCTTGGAAGTTAGGCTGCGTTTTTAGGGCCACCGATTCCAGAGCTTGCGAGATCTCATGTACGACCTGTGTCCGGCGGCGTGAATAGCCGAACCAACCGAGCAGTGTCCGCACCTTTGCACGCCGCTTCTTGTTGTGGTTGAGAACATCATCTGCGATTTCAGTTAGTGGATCTGGGATCAACGATATCACCTAGTAGATTAGCTTCTTAATGCGAAAGGCAAACCGCGGCCGCACCTGCCAAAGGATTTGCCGGCCACAAAATTGACTATGACTGGGCTTGCGCTCGCCACCAATTTTCCGCGAATGATTTCGTTTGAGCTTCGCCCTTGGGATGGCAATGTGCATGCACCAACGCTCCATTGCTTAGTTCGGTTTGACCGCCCATGGAGTGCTCGTGAACATGGTGGATCTGTGCTTCCGACCAAACGACATCGCTGTTGCAGACCTGGCAACGCTTTTTATCCCGATAATAGATTACTTCTCGCTCGAGAATACCGAAGGCCCGATTTGGATCCTTCAAAATCGGATTCAGTTGACCGTACATCTTTTCAACGAAGAACTGATGACGCCGAAGGATATTCTCACCGCGGTCTGAATTAGTACGGGCGTGCTGCCCATAACGAACCCAGTACTCGCCAGGAATATCGTCGCTCCGATTTTTCGTATCAGTCGCCAGCCCTTCCCGGAAACGATCAAATGCGTCTGGAAAGCCGTCCTGCCACGACTTCGTATACTCCGTCATCAGCGAATCCACCAATAACACCAGGTGCATCGCTTCATGCCCTTGAATCTTTTTCCGCTTGCCATCTTTTAGGAGTTCAGCGAGCAAATCGAGTATCTGCTCAAACCTCTTTGCATCCGCGTTGTGTGCATCGAACGACAAGTGCTGGTAGTAGAAATTATCGATTGAGTCCCGCTTGATGTCGCAAAAACGATCTTCACCATGTTGCTTGCGATAGAAGTAGAGAATTGCGATTTGAGCACAAAGTTGCCGATATTTTCCCCTCGCCTTTTTTCCGGCCTTGAGAATACGAGAGAAGAAATCATGCCCTGGATATCGTGTCAGTTCCGGCTTTCCGGATGTCTTGAGAATAAACTCGGTGAAGTTACCGGGCCAAGCATCTCGTTTTTCCTGAGCATTCAACGGAAGTCCGGCTTGAAGCCGAATGAACAGATCTCGGGCTTCGTCCTGATGCTCGGTTTCTACCATGACTACGGAAAGCTGGGAATCTCGAAATTTCTGTTGTAGATCTTCCGTCAGTTCCTCGAATCGTTTTCGTCCCCATTCACATGGAGCATCTGAAACGAAGCTGGGAAATCTTGCCTCCGTTTCATCTTCTTTCGGATCATACAATCGAAAGCCGCCCTCCATGAACTCAAACAAGGCGTTGATCCGCTGTTGACCGTCAATGATTTCAAAGTTCTCGTTCGTAATCCCGGCCACCTCTCGTTTGATGTGGTGCAAGTAGATCAACGGGATGGGATAGCCCCGCAGGACCGAGTCGATAAGCCGTTTCCGTTGCGCCTCGGTCCATACAACACCTCGCTGGTACTCCGGATTCGCGTACAGCATGTTCGCCTTATGGAGATCGATAAGTTGATTAACGGTCTTAATGCTCGGTGTTGATTTCATTCTTGGCGTATTGTTTGGGTTCTGATGTGTAAATGAATTAGCCGCTTTGCTCCGCGTCACGATCTTCTCGCAGGAACACCTTCATGTTTTCCAACGGGATTTCGTATTCGTCCAGCATTCGGAGGATGACATCGCGGATGCTATTGGCGGATAGATTGCTTTCGACGAATAAACCATCTGCTAACCGCATTGCCTTGCGAAGCGATTTGGCATCCGGCGTCACCGTGTGATGGCCACGGTTGCTGATGAAATCGGAATGGTCATGCAAGGACCGAAACCGACTTTCGTCGCGTGAAACGAGATTTCGGCAGACCAATTCATAGAGCCGTTGCCACGTGGTGACACCCGTCGTCGCATATCCGTCCAGGATGAATCCATACGGTCGCTTGTAAGTAAAATCCTCGTTCAGCAAATGGGGTTCTTCACGGTCAAGCTCCGCGATGATTCTCTCGTTCTGTTCGTGATCGGAACCGCTCGCTTGCTCGGCCTCATCTAATCGCACGCTGGTGTATTGCTGAACCAATTCCGAAAGCTCAGTCGCGACTGAGTCGAACGAGGCCACCTTGGCGTTGTAGGCACGTTTGAACTCAACACCATCTTCGAGAGCCTTGTCATCGTTGTGATCGATCGAAAGCCAAATGTCGTCGGAAAGTGCAAGCAAGTTTTCACGAACCGCTTCTAGATCCTCGAGTAGCAGTCGAGTGCGTGATGCAGCAGATGGGTTTTGTGGTGACATAGATTACATCGGTGATTGATTGAGCTTTATAACGTCGCCAATGCGGAAGCGAGCGCAGTGCGAAGCTGACGTACGATTTCGACGGCATCTTCAGCCTCTTTCGTGTAAAGCGGTGTCACTCCGGCGTGCGATGCTGGGTTAAGAATTCGGTCCTTGATTTTCTTGACCTCGTCTAGCAGCTGCGCTGCATTTCGTTGCTCTCTCGCTGCATCTGACAACAATTCGAGCATGCTTTCTTGAAGATTGGTGCGAGCTCCGACTAGTTTCGCGATGATCCGTCCTTTCTCTTGGTTGTTTGCCGCAATTACCTTCGTTGGATCGATTCGCTCCTCGGAAAGTAACAGCTTAAACTCTTCGGTTGAGTATTCTCCTTGAATCAACGCCGCAAATTCCTTCTTGGCCTGCAAGAGTAGCAGCCCTCGTGCTTCCGATATCTTGCTTGCAAGCGAATGAAATTTTCCTCGTTCGATCACGGCGGCGTGTGCATTCTTTTGGCTTGCCGCGACCAGAAACTCCTCCAGGATCTGTTCAGCGCACTTTCTCAACCGGTTGCCGCATTCTGCGAGCTGGTCATTCGCCAGAAAATCCTCGGCGATCTCGAGTTCGGTTTTGACGACATTCAGTTGTGGACTCGCTTTGGCATCACCTGACAGCTTGGCGTATTGCCAGTCATGGTGTTCTGCTCCGATGTGCCGTCGAAGTTCTTGGAATAGGCCTATCTCGTGAGTCAGGATGATCTTTTGATATCCAGAAAACTCTGGTGAATGAAGTAACTCCACTACCTTCATTCGATTGCTCATATCTAAGCTCACCAGCAGGTCGTCTAGCACCAGTAGTTTCAGGCTGGACTGATGAAGGTTGACGAGCGATGCCGCAAATCGGATCGAGAGTGCGAGTTGCGTAAGCTTGGCTTCGTTGAGAAAACTCTGAGGCCGGTTGATGGATTGCCCATCAACTTGGACACCAAATTCTATCATTGGGATTTCAAACTTAGCATCTGCCCGCGTCGTTCCTGTGAACGAAGGCGGTTTGGTAACAGCCAGCCTCAGCTTTACCTTCGCTGCATCACCTGACGAGAAGTGATCGTCGTAGAAACGTTGAGCCCGAGCGCTAATCGAATCAACAATCGAACCAAGAATCCCTGCAAATTCGTTGGTTCGCTCTTTGAATTCGTCGTAGTAGTCAGTCGCAGTGAATCCACCGATGCGGCCAGGGTTTGGGTCGCCGGACTTAATGTTATCCCAGCAATCCTTGGGGTTCTTGTTGCTGGTTGAGACGCAGAATGGGAGGATTTCTCGCTCGAACAGCGGCCAAAGGTTGAACTGTTGGGAGTTGCGAAAATGGGAAAAGCCGAAGAAAAAGCGATAGGTGATAAAGTCGCTAGCCATCTCACCCTTGGTGATCACCGGCTGGTACTTGGTCCCGTGAGTATCATGGCTGATTCGATAGGTCGTATCGTTCTTGGTTTGAGTATCTCGAAGCGTCAATGCGATTTCTCCCGGAACGGTTCCGGCGTCTTCGTGAATATTAAGCAATCGCTCCGGACTCCCTGGATCGAAATACTTTGCGATCGATGTCTTTCGCCCGCTCTGCAAGAACGTGTAAAGGGCCCAGTAGAGCG
Coding sequences within it:
- a CDS encoding DEAD/DEAH box helicase family protein; this encodes MTSPFLDVIPDDWIASNELAFAFFDGFPVAPGHSLVVTRRVVATWFEASPAEQAALMELVNVVKRKLDETLQPKPDGYNVGFNSGSAAGQTVDHVHVHVIPRYQGDMEDPRGGVRHVIPSKGNYLRETPTPHADEATKSGQVLSVGYPDSPLWEHLAWRIAGARSVDILVSFVQSSGLEVIEERLFEAIANDAAVRILVSDYLYISDAKALRTLLGWCDLAAEESDVQRLHVKLIETAELPSKPKSFHPKAWRIVEEYRDFISVGSSNLSRPALQTGVEWNLLSTANVQESSHSQFADEFETLWDVASQLTPGLVSKYAEAAKAYRKEHFVPETDIVDEIPAPRRWQADALRALQVLRDSGHRRALVAVATGMGKTWLAAFDACQFGESINRRPRVLVIAHRAHILAQAEAVLSRLLNHRFGEGATAWYLGSRSELAGDLVIASIQKLSRPKGLQRLADEHFDYVIMDEVHHAHAPSYRRVLAKINCDFALGLTATPERTDGVDVATIFDDNLAYQATIGDGIAEDSLVPFHYVGIKDTVDFRQIPWRNGRFDVAELEERVARSERMDRLWTAMQEHPAERTIVFCCSRRHALFARDWLLSQGVSSAAVFSGEGSDSYGESLEQLRNGDLQTLCVVDMFNEGLDIPAVDRVVMLRPTESKIIFLQQLGRGLRACDGKSRLLVLDFVGNHRIFAQRIMHLLSLRSGTSDWKSLKDWLGGKPIELPEGCLLDVELEAMDMLKQFLPKGRTAAVEGYRAIRDELGRRPTVMEVYGRGLLPRTVCASASSWFAFVAQEGDLSDIEKEAVSLCEDWFRTIETTSLNKSYKMVVLRVLLETGRMFAPVDVFEFSKQCRESMLRHDVLRHYLIGDGNAVDHQNASDEEWAAWWIKWPIDRWVSKQNGSIWFALQDGAFYSTLDCPARLKPVIESLTEELVDWRLAAYTRNRPLKRIEDTDVRFEAKVSHSSGRPIIRLPEREKTPGIPIGPQRIQLPGGETWEFKIVKIACNVAKPVGETKNQLGDLMKRWFGPNAGLPGTDFRVEFRKKNGQWSVEPCNVDKPIEAEPIETTEDERSLVVPEVTDRAKYNTHAPVFDLTAAAGGWGPEGVPTEIGWIPVTNRTLSEDMFAARVSGLSMEPTIPDKSWCLFRRIGAGSRQGKLILVQVNKHADPQDGGRYTVKRYHSTKQATDDGWQHESIELQPLNRDFEPIQISAEQAEDIRVIGEFICVIDSFE
- a CDS encoding CBS domain-containing protein; translation: MIPDPLTEIADDVLNHNKKRRAKVRTLLGWFGYSRRRTQVVHEISQALESVALKTQPNFQDEFFDNQVYFVPIDSVDDGNPDHIAEPEDQSTGTPAEIEEYEPPEEIREPVTLSIIENPTFRVSHFASARKAVVSVLPDDSISQVTTVMLMKDFDQIPVMRTTREVKGVVSWKSIAQANASGKPIELATHCMTQPQIIEQSDSMFEAVDRVLKYGCVLVRNQKREISGIITAHDVAKSFHELAKPYLLVGEIERLLRNLIANHFTQEDIRSVKKDDDREINDVTDLTFGQYRRLLENPANWDRLSINVERNIFVARLEEIRIARNEVMHFDPEGLLPEQKRQLWEFANFLHNIC
- a CDS encoding GmrSD restriction endonuclease domain-containing protein; its protein translation is MKSTPSIKTVNQLIDLHKANMLYANPEYQRGVVWTEAQRKRLIDSVLRGYPIPLIYLHHIKREVAGITNENFEIIDGQQRINALFEFMEGGFRLYDPKEDETEARFPSFVSDAPCEWGRKRFEELTEDLQQKFRDSQLSVVMVETEHQDEARDLFIRLQAGLPLNAQEKRDAWPGNFTEFILKTSGKPELTRYPGHDFFSRILKAGKKARGKYRQLCAQIAILYFYRKQHGEDRFCDIKRDSIDNFYYQHLSFDAHNADAKRFEQILDLLAELLKDGKRKKIQGHEAMHLVLLVDSLMTEYTKSWQDGFPDAFDRFREGLATDTKNRSDDIPGEYWVRYGQHARTNSDRGENILRRHQFFVEKMYGQLNPILKDPNRAFGILEREVIYYRDKKRCQVCNSDVVWSEAQIHHVHEHSMGGQTELSNGALVHAHCHPKGEAQTKSFAENWWRAQAQS
- a CDS encoding ATP-binding protein; translation: MAPASLLHRIEIHNFKAFREFSLDLEGRHLLVYGPNGSGKSSLYWALYTFLQSGRKTSIAKYFDPGSPERLLNIHEDAGTVPGEIALTLRDTQTKNDTTYRISHDTHGTKYQPVITKGEMASDFITYRFFFGFSHFRNSQQFNLWPLFEREILPFCVSTSNKNPKDCWDNIKSGDPNPGRIGGFTATDYYDEFKERTNEFAGILGSIVDSISARAQRFYDDHFSSGDAAKVKLRLAVTKPPSFTGTTRADAKFEIPMIEFGVQVDGQSINRPQSFLNEAKLTQLALSIRFAASLVNLHQSSLKLLVLDDLLVSLDMSNRMKVVELLHSPEFSGYQKIILTHEIGLFQELRRHIGAEHHDWQYAKLSGDAKASPQLNVVKTELEIAEDFLANDQLAECGNRLRKCAEQILEEFLVAASQKNAHAAVIERGKFHSLASKISEARGLLLLQAKKEFAALIQGEYSTEEFKLLLSEERIDPTKVIAANNQEKGRIIAKLVGARTNLQESMLELLSDAAREQRNAAQLLDEVKKIKDRILNPASHAGVTPLYTKEAEDAVEIVRQLRTALASALATL